In one window of Corynebacterium incognita DNA:
- a CDS encoding FAD/NAD(P)-binding protein codes for MQPHQQDQNRSPKPTTVAIVGGGPRGLWAVEELLELAANHSDLHVAITVFNAPSLEHYGTDQPDYWRLNVQADYLYTKTLGEFGDWAGNYTDYLPRALAGRFLEESWDNLRVPDNASVSIVHEHVDDPDELRQRFDEVLLVRGHAETWQGELDDALTVYPAGSLAHITAGSSVTVRGLSLTFTDAVLDLTIGRGGTSRHEGLKDVGTYTPSGQEPAVIHPYSRSGRFLTVKPDDAVEFDLSHLRATQSGAVSLATSAGDIMEAIIAGAQHLAPKLSRSALDAVVEGNDSTGDAAEDFRRDFAVATGSIDPTSGDPATAGMVLAESFRAVHPALVNKLSFTEEFDDFHDYTDVLDRVVYGLPVVNARILLQLFDAGIVTTDTTLEHDSDFTVDAIIPPAAKPPIKTLRNARLSPNSNLAAAGRVTEGWIHGNDTITREYHEVIPNWAHDVYSRATA; via the coding sequence ATGCAGCCCCATCAGCAAGATCAGAACCGCTCCCCCAAGCCCACCACCGTCGCGATTGTCGGCGGCGGCCCGCGCGGCCTGTGGGCGGTCGAGGAACTCCTCGAGCTAGCCGCCAACCACAGCGACCTTCACGTCGCCATCACCGTGTTCAACGCCCCGAGCCTCGAGCACTACGGCACCGACCAGCCCGACTACTGGCGCCTCAACGTCCAGGCCGACTACCTGTACACCAAAACGCTCGGCGAGTTCGGCGACTGGGCGGGCAACTACACCGACTACCTCCCCCGCGCGCTCGCCGGCCGCTTCCTCGAGGAGTCCTGGGACAACCTCCGCGTGCCGGACAACGCGTCAGTCAGCATCGTCCACGAGCACGTTGACGACCCCGACGAGCTGCGCCAACGCTTCGACGAAGTGTTGCTCGTGCGCGGCCACGCGGAGACCTGGCAAGGCGAGCTTGACGACGCCCTGACGGTCTACCCCGCCGGTTCCCTTGCGCACATCACGGCCGGTTCGTCGGTCACCGTGCGTGGATTGTCACTCACCTTCACAGACGCCGTCCTGGATCTGACCATCGGCCGCGGCGGCACCTCGCGGCATGAGGGCTTAAAGGACGTCGGCACGTACACCCCGTCCGGCCAAGAACCCGCGGTCATCCACCCCTACTCGCGCAGCGGCCGGTTCCTCACGGTCAAACCTGACGACGCCGTCGAGTTCGACCTCAGCCACCTGCGCGCGACGCAGTCTGGGGCGGTGTCGCTCGCGACGTCGGCAGGCGACATCATGGAGGCCATCATCGCCGGCGCGCAGCATCTCGCTCCGAAGCTGTCCCGCAGCGCCCTCGACGCCGTGGTGGAGGGCAACGATTCCACCGGCGACGCCGCCGAGGACTTCCGGCGCGACTTCGCCGTGGCCACCGGCAGCATCGACCCCACCAGCGGCGATCCCGCCACCGCCGGGATGGTGCTCGCGGAGTCCTTCCGCGCCGTGCATCCCGCGCTGGTGAACAAGCTGTCGTTTACCGAGGAGTTCGACGATTTCCACGACTACACCGACGTCCTCGACCGTGTGGTCTACGGCCTGCCGGTGGTCAATGCGCGCATCTTGCTTCAGCTTTTCGACGCCGGCATCGTCACCACCGACACCACCCTCGAGCACGATTCCGACTTCACCGTGGACGCCATCATCCCGCCCGCGGCCAAGCCGCCCATCAAGACGCTGCGCAACGCGCGGCTGAGCCCGAACTCCAACCTGGCCGCCGCCGGCCGCGTCACCGAGGGCTGGATCCACGGCAACGACACCATCACCCGCGAGTACCACGAGGTCATCCCCAACTGGGCCCACGACGTCTACTCGCGCGCGACGGCGTAG
- a CDS encoding glycosyltransferase, which translates to MTLPIHVIVGPDAHGVVDYALRLHRVTGGPVVRATHYEDLPSAIAPGPLHFTFTDHLFGDSPDAAAAAVLELAKGRTWSISFHDVPQPEEGAERFAHRAPAYRRLADASTASFVNSHHEAAFFAPLDVSVLHLPLPDSAPSRDTTAHADRTGTRVGMLGFIYPGKGHDDVLRALAGTDLHLRAIGGYAAGHEHLDQDLASLAAELGVDYHATGYLELDELHHEMDQADIPVVAHRHFSASGSLMEWLSRGRRVLAADSAYTRELRELWPEFIDIVPEGHWSAAFRDVPEDFSVPRTPPRNWTWRHVARGYVEVWSGPRFDLTGNSLPPAPEPSQALTEWPSVSVVIPYYEAQDDLDAVLAGLHEQDYPGPVEIIVADDGSPTAPVVPVIVTVVRQEDKGFRAAAARNLGASVATGEILAFLDGDTVPDPGYLRAVVAIARRDPRAVVVGTRLQGDAEPAWLQRAWDATADLAAADDTSWRFIISAALTCSRDFFLDVGGFDASMVGYGGEDWEFGYRAWNAGAIFRHAPEAVARHRDPEWGERVAARDAAEAAAEKNGESVALARRITHPLARPTAVFPTADVTVHIPAWSAPGVQEAVILGWLALGDVHVSLPADAAVPALFAADPRVRSNNDIPAPATVVTEWSTSRVTVSLDAPAVPSSLDELYRVESLGGRAEFSVADASGSAAHGTIVFARRRALEARGVTTPAAVNLSVPGTFYDAPVRLERLFAGW; encoded by the coding sequence ATGACCCTGCCCATCCATGTCATTGTTGGCCCCGATGCGCACGGGGTCGTGGACTACGCGCTCCGCCTGCACCGAGTGACCGGCGGTCCGGTGGTACGCGCGACGCATTACGAGGATCTTCCCAGCGCCATCGCACCGGGGCCGCTGCACTTTACGTTTACGGATCACCTCTTCGGTGACTCCCCCGACGCGGCGGCCGCGGCCGTCCTCGAGCTCGCAAAGGGGCGCACCTGGAGCATCTCCTTCCACGACGTCCCCCAGCCGGAAGAGGGCGCGGAGCGCTTCGCCCACCGTGCCCCCGCCTATCGACGTCTTGCCGACGCCTCCACCGCTAGCTTCGTCAACTCCCACCACGAGGCGGCGTTCTTCGCGCCTCTCGATGTCTCCGTGCTCCACCTCCCCCTTCCCGACTCCGCGCCATCCCGCGACACCACAGCCCACGCTGACCGGACTGGCACGCGAGTGGGCATGCTCGGGTTCATCTATCCCGGCAAGGGCCACGACGACGTCCTGCGAGCTTTGGCGGGGACGGACCTGCACCTGCGGGCCATCGGCGGCTACGCCGCCGGGCACGAGCACCTAGATCAGGACCTTGCGTCTTTGGCGGCAGAACTAGGCGTGGACTATCACGCCACGGGCTACCTTGAGCTAGACGAGCTGCACCACGAGATGGACCAGGCGGATATTCCAGTGGTGGCCCACCGGCATTTTTCCGCCTCCGGTTCGTTAATGGAGTGGCTGAGCCGCGGCCGGCGGGTACTCGCGGCGGACAGCGCATACACCCGCGAGCTGCGCGAACTCTGGCCGGAGTTCATCGACATCGTCCCTGAAGGGCACTGGTCTGCGGCGTTTCGGGACGTTCCAGAGGACTTCTCCGTCCCGCGCACGCCGCCACGCAATTGGACGTGGCGCCACGTCGCGCGCGGCTACGTGGAGGTGTGGTCGGGACCGCGCTTTGACCTGACGGGAAACTCCCTTCCTCCCGCCCCGGAACCGTCACAAGCTCTCACCGAGTGGCCCTCGGTGAGCGTGGTCATCCCCTACTACGAGGCGCAAGATGACTTGGATGCGGTGCTGGCCGGGCTGCACGAACAGGACTACCCAGGCCCGGTTGAGATCATCGTTGCGGACGACGGTTCACCCACCGCGCCCGTTGTCCCCGTCATTGTCACGGTGGTACGCCAAGAGGATAAGGGGTTTCGCGCCGCGGCCGCCCGCAACCTTGGCGCCTCCGTTGCCACCGGGGAGATCCTCGCGTTCCTCGATGGCGACACCGTCCCCGACCCGGGTTACCTGCGCGCCGTCGTCGCTATCGCCCGCCGTGACCCACGCGCTGTCGTCGTGGGCACGCGCTTACAGGGCGACGCTGAACCCGCATGGCTCCAGCGGGCGTGGGACGCGACCGCCGACCTTGCCGCGGCGGATGACACGTCGTGGCGGTTTATCATTTCAGCGGCGCTGACGTGTTCGCGGGACTTCTTCCTGGACGTCGGCGGCTTTGACGCCAGCATGGTGGGCTACGGCGGCGAGGACTGGGAATTCGGCTACCGGGCATGGAACGCCGGGGCTATCTTTCGCCATGCGCCTGAGGCCGTCGCCCGGCACCGCGATCCGGAGTGGGGCGAGCGTGTCGCTGCGCGCGATGCCGCGGAAGCGGCCGCGGAGAAGAACGGCGAGTCGGTAGCCCTTGCCCGCCGCATCACCCATCCCCTGGCGCGGCCAACGGCGGTCTTCCCCACCGCAGACGTCACGGTTCACATCCCCGCGTGGTCTGCCCCGGGGGTCCAGGAGGCTGTGATTCTGGGGTGGCTCGCGCTCGGCGATGTGCACGTCTCCCTGCCTGCTGACGCAGCGGTGCCTGCACTCTTCGCCGCCGATCCGCGCGTGCGCTCGAACAACGACATCCCCGCACCGGCTACTGTGGTGACGGAGTGGTCCACCTCTCGAGTGACCGTCAGCCTTGACGCCCCCGCGGTACCGTCTTCCCTAGACGAGCTCTACCGCGTGGAGTCCCTCGGCGGCCGGGCGGAGTTCTCCGTGGCCGACGCCTCCGGCAGCGCTGCGCACGGCACGATCGTCTTTGCCCGCCGCCGCGCACTGGAGGCCCGCGGCGTCACCACCCCGGCCGCCGTGAACTTGTCGGTTCCAGGTACGTTTTACGACGCCCCGGTGCGCCTCGAGCGCCTCTTCGCGGGCTGGTAG
- a CDS encoding helix-turn-helix domain-containing protein codes for MAKLTIPPEEQLEIDLIGADMAFIEQLVMVRKRKGLTQRDIAQRMGVDRSVVSRFESISQLNSKNHTLRTARRYAEAVGAYSAHIVIDADESDYSQLAESVEENLRELAGEKSGTGAGAAAG; via the coding sequence ATGGCGAAACTAACGATTCCACCTGAAGAGCAATTGGAGATTGATCTTATCGGCGCGGATATGGCGTTTATCGAGCAGCTCGTGATGGTAAGGAAACGCAAGGGTTTGACTCAACGTGATATTGCACAGCGCATGGGCGTAGATCGATCTGTGGTGTCTCGCTTCGAGTCCATCTCGCAGTTGAACTCGAAGAACCACACGCTTCGGACGGCTCGTCGATACGCGGAGGCCGTGGGCGCTTACTCCGCGCACATCGTTATCGACGCCGACGAGAGCGATTACTCGCAGTTGGCAGAATCTGTCGAAGAGAACTTGCGGGAGCTCGCTGGAGAGAAATCAGGCACCGGAGCGGGCGCGGCAGCGGGCTAG
- a CDS encoding alkene reductase, producing the protein MTETSTDLFSPLDLGRYRLANRVTMAALTRQRAGTSGVPTDLHAEYYFQRASAGLVVTEGTFPSVTTRAFPGQAGIETDEQAAGWRRVAERVHEGGGVLFMQIMHGGRVSHPNLLEGQQPEAPSALEWGGQVHTFDGKQDAPVPRALEAEEMPRIVEQFRAAARRAVDAGLDGVEIHGANGYLLHEFLSPVSNTRDDDYGGSPRNRYRLVEEVVRAVAADIGADRTALRLSPEHNIQGVIEEDRADTLATFGGLLDALSDLNLAYVSLLHKDAASDDADSLPAELARRARANGATRVIANTGFGHVTDLDEANALMALPHVDAVAVGRQLIANPDLVLRWREGLELNTPDAATFYAPGAEGYTDYPFAGAPDA; encoded by the coding sequence ATGACTGAAACTTCGACAGACCTGTTCTCACCCCTCGACCTCGGCCGCTACCGGCTGGCGAACCGCGTGACCATGGCGGCGCTGACCCGCCAGCGCGCCGGCACCAGTGGCGTCCCCACCGACCTGCACGCGGAGTACTACTTCCAGCGCGCGTCCGCGGGACTCGTGGTCACCGAAGGCACCTTCCCGTCCGTGACCACCCGCGCGTTCCCGGGACAGGCGGGCATCGAGACCGACGAGCAGGCCGCGGGCTGGCGGCGCGTGGCGGAGCGCGTGCACGAGGGCGGCGGCGTGCTGTTCATGCAGATCATGCACGGCGGACGCGTGTCCCACCCGAACCTGCTGGAGGGCCAGCAACCAGAGGCGCCCAGCGCCCTGGAGTGGGGCGGGCAGGTACACACCTTCGACGGTAAACAGGACGCGCCGGTGCCGCGGGCGCTGGAAGCAGAGGAGATGCCGCGCATCGTGGAGCAATTCCGCGCGGCGGCGCGCCGGGCCGTGGACGCTGGGCTGGACGGCGTGGAAATCCACGGCGCCAACGGCTACTTGCTCCACGAGTTCCTGAGCCCCGTGTCCAATACCCGCGACGACGACTACGGCGGCAGCCCGCGCAACCGCTATCGGCTGGTGGAGGAGGTCGTTCGCGCCGTCGCCGCGGATATCGGCGCTGACCGCACCGCGCTGCGCCTGTCCCCGGAGCACAATATCCAGGGCGTGATTGAGGAGGACCGCGCGGACACGCTGGCCACCTTCGGCGGGCTTCTCGACGCCCTGTCCGACCTCAACCTTGCCTATGTGTCGCTGTTGCACAAGGACGCGGCCAGCGACGATGCGGACTCGCTGCCCGCGGAGCTCGCGCGCCGGGCACGGGCGAACGGCGCGACCCGGGTGATTGCCAACACCGGCTTCGGCCACGTCACTGACTTGGACGAGGCGAACGCGCTCATGGCGCTGCCGCACGTGGACGCGGTGGCGGTGGGGCGCCAGCTCATCGCGAACCCGGACCTGGTCCTGCGCTGGCGCGAGGGCCTCGAACTCAACACGCCTGACGCCGCCACTTTCTACGCGCCGGGCGCGGAGGGCTACACCGACTACCCGTTCGCCGGCGCTCCGGACGCCTGA
- a CDS encoding WcbI family polysaccharide biosynthesis putative acetyltransferase, with protein MLITAETATGRQLHYGEFYQLRPVDTAPGPLPRVAVVGNCQAESLRILLESSGAVRSFRIPPVHEWTASDLPFVHAAVQHTDVLITQPVRADYRGLPIGSTQLRSLLSAAARVVFYPVLRFDALNPYLAIIRSPEDPGRNPPVVPYHDLRILARAAGLRDRGRTSPHVWSDIVEDAAAQLRLREERFDAVPMSDVLRTIPVWHTLNHPDNATLTELARRVLSTLGLTAQPRPPRDREMLGHLRAPIHPEAAAGLGCAVGRPQWTESGAAIDQATIDAAQLEFYRAHPEVVLAGLERHARRLEQLGLLP; from the coding sequence GTGTTGATCACTGCGGAAACAGCCACTGGCCGCCAGTTACACTACGGCGAGTTTTATCAACTCCGCCCCGTAGACACTGCTCCGGGGCCACTGCCCCGCGTGGCGGTGGTGGGAAACTGCCAGGCGGAATCACTCCGCATCTTGCTGGAATCCAGCGGGGCCGTGCGCTCGTTCCGCATCCCGCCCGTGCACGAATGGACCGCGTCGGATCTTCCCTTTGTGCACGCAGCTGTGCAGCACACAGACGTCCTCATCACCCAGCCGGTGCGCGCGGATTATCGTGGATTGCCCATCGGGAGTACGCAATTGCGTTCCCTTTTGTCGGCGGCCGCTCGCGTGGTGTTTTACCCGGTGCTGCGTTTCGACGCCCTCAACCCCTACCTCGCCATCATCCGTTCCCCGGAGGACCCCGGGCGCAACCCACCGGTCGTGCCGTACCACGACCTGCGCATACTGGCTCGAGCTGCGGGCCTTCGGGACCGCGGCCGTACCTCGCCACATGTGTGGTCCGACATCGTCGAGGACGCCGCCGCGCAGTTAAGGCTGCGGGAGGAGCGCTTCGACGCCGTGCCCATGTCCGACGTCCTGCGCACTATCCCGGTGTGGCACACGCTCAATCACCCTGACAATGCGACGCTGACGGAGCTCGCCCGCCGAGTCTTGAGCACGCTCGGCCTCACCGCGCAGCCCCGCCCGCCCCGGGACCGGGAGATGCTCGGGCACCTGCGCGCGCCCATCCACCCAGAGGCCGCGGCGGGCCTCGGATGCGCGGTGGGCCGCCCGCAATGGACCGAATCCGGCGCCGCCATTGACCAGGCCACCATCGATGCTGCTCAGCTGGAGTTTTACCGCGCCCACCCGGAGGTCGTGCTGGCCGGCTTGGAGCGCCACGCCCGCCGTTTAGAACAGTTAGGACTCCTCCCATGA
- a CDS encoding trimeric intracellular cation channel family protein encodes MNVELDPLIENLYRWSDVSGVLLMGMIGGTIARKRGYDIVGFFFVAMFSSLGGGMIRDVLINRGTVAAMSQPEYLILAFTGAIIARFVYFKGRTWDIVQSHGDAVVSGLWAATGTVKAIAYGLPLLPCIMMGVFTATGGSMIRDIVTGRTPQVFGGNQPTVIPAVAAAAIVLASNHVGYMAIGMMIGPIVSVALSLLGYWKGWRIHARDEEWAPINDTAVQIGHLAKKAEDKGRAVGRRIEPTKIRSWRHRQMEKALQRRVEKQIRTGTTRAAAEAGAQDFLDEFTSQFEAVTDAAVEEPGLIAGLGMDFAGDSYDAEPTAPQDMSEEEHAERDYTHRQMLDIILADDKLTDELVDRLAKRYAERDGM; translated from the coding sequence ATGAACGTCGAACTGGACCCGCTCATTGAGAACCTCTACCGCTGGTCCGACGTCTCCGGTGTGCTGCTCATGGGCATGATCGGCGGCACGATTGCGCGCAAGCGCGGCTACGACATCGTGGGCTTCTTCTTCGTGGCCATGTTCTCCTCCCTCGGCGGCGGCATGATTCGCGACGTGCTTATTAACCGTGGGACCGTCGCCGCGATGAGCCAACCCGAATACCTCATCCTCGCGTTTACGGGCGCGATCATCGCGCGGTTCGTCTACTTCAAGGGGCGCACGTGGGACATCGTGCAGTCGCACGGCGACGCGGTGGTGTCCGGCCTGTGGGCCGCCACCGGCACGGTGAAGGCGATTGCCTACGGCCTGCCGCTGCTGCCGTGCATCATGATGGGTGTGTTCACCGCGACGGGCGGATCGATGATCCGCGACATCGTCACCGGGCGCACCCCGCAGGTCTTCGGGGGTAACCAGCCCACCGTCATCCCCGCGGTGGCCGCGGCGGCCATCGTGCTGGCCAGCAACCACGTCGGCTACATGGCCATTGGCATGATGATAGGCCCCATCGTTAGCGTCGCGCTGTCTCTGCTGGGATACTGGAAGGGCTGGCGGATCCACGCCCGCGACGAGGAATGGGCGCCGATTAATGACACGGCCGTGCAGATCGGACACCTGGCCAAGAAGGCAGAAGACAAAGGTCGCGCGGTGGGACGGCGCATCGAGCCCACCAAGATTCGCTCCTGGCGGCACCGGCAGATGGAAAAGGCTTTGCAACGCCGCGTCGAGAAGCAAATCCGCACCGGCACCACGCGCGCCGCCGCCGAGGCCGGGGCACAGGATTTCTTGGATGAGTTCACCTCGCAGTTCGAGGCCGTCACCGACGCCGCGGTGGAAGAACCCGGGCTGATCGCCGGCCTCGGCATGGACTTCGCGGGCGACTCCTACGACGCCGAACCCACCGCGCCGCAGGATATGAGCGAGGAAGAACACGCGGAACGCGACTACACCCACCGCCAAATGCTGGACATCATCCTGGCCGACGATAAGCTCACCGACGAGCTCGTAGACCGCCTGGCTAAGCGCTACGCCGAGCGCGACGGAATGTGA
- a CDS encoding sortase produces the protein MKRCLAAVLACTLVVAGCSRSKPSDAPTPAPTTTSASATSSTSKAPTTSAKPTTSRTPTSSSSTPAPATAGTGTFSMTGPAPISGATYDSMPYVLPLNPAGPQATMVRWVEGWGESPATAEQGTTYVLGHAWGQQQLVFNPISEFVTAAVDMNNPTPVPSTNETPMQRFETDALNGSVITMKGAKGERQWVVDNAYLVDKYKAGFDKNLVNEHNPGRIVLIACSVSGSQDLGYNVVVEGHLKD, from the coding sequence ATGAAGCGTTGCCTGGCCGCCGTCCTTGCCTGCACCCTCGTCGTGGCGGGGTGCTCCCGCAGCAAGCCTTCCGACGCCCCGACACCCGCACCCACCACGACCTCGGCGAGTGCGACGTCGTCGACAAGCAAGGCGCCCACGACCTCCGCGAAGCCGACGACGAGCCGCACACCCACGTCGTCGTCGAGCACCCCCGCGCCGGCAACGGCGGGCACCGGCACGTTTTCCATGACCGGCCCCGCGCCGATTTCGGGCGCGACGTACGATTCCATGCCGTATGTCTTGCCGCTCAACCCCGCCGGCCCGCAGGCCACGATGGTGCGCTGGGTGGAGGGCTGGGGCGAGTCCCCCGCCACGGCGGAGCAGGGCACTACGTACGTGTTGGGTCATGCGTGGGGCCAGCAGCAGCTGGTGTTTAACCCCATCTCGGAATTCGTAACCGCCGCGGTGGACATGAACAACCCCACCCCGGTGCCCAGCACGAATGAGACCCCGATGCAGCGCTTCGAGACCGACGCGCTCAACGGCTCGGTCATCACCATGAAGGGTGCGAAGGGCGAGCGCCAGTGGGTGGTGGACAACGCGTACCTGGTGGATAAGTACAAGGCCGGCTTTGACAAGAACCTGGTCAACGAGCACAACCCGGGCCGCATCGTGTTGATTGCCTGCTCCGTCTCCGGCTCCCAAGACCTGGGCTACAACGTCGTGGTGGAGGGGCACCTCAAGGACTAG
- a CDS encoding serine hydrolase domain-containing protein encodes MTAYLDALSEWPVDNVAAALLRDGEVVETLGEVSRVFSVASVTKPVVAYGVMLAVEEGALELDQPAGPEGSTVRHLLAHASGVGFDSRELQKPVGQRRIYSSAGYEWLAELVGEATGMEFADYLAEGVFAPLGMTDSALVGSAGHGLDTTVEDVVAFAAEVMNPQLLHPSTVADMLNPQFAELDGIVPGYGMHKPCPWGLGFELKGDKGVAGGKPHWTGAEMPAATAGHFGMSGTYLWIAPEEKLAMVALTDRDFGDWAKPLWAETNDRVWQQLGDH; translated from the coding sequence ATGACTGCTTATCTAGATGCCCTGTCGGAATGGCCCGTGGATAACGTTGCTGCCGCGCTGCTGCGCGACGGCGAGGTGGTGGAGACGCTGGGGGAGGTATCGCGGGTGTTCTCGGTGGCGTCGGTGACCAAGCCGGTGGTGGCATACGGCGTGATGCTGGCCGTGGAGGAAGGCGCGCTGGAACTGGACCAGCCCGCGGGGCCGGAGGGCTCGACGGTGCGGCACCTGCTGGCGCATGCCTCGGGCGTGGGGTTTGATTCCCGCGAGCTGCAGAAGCCGGTGGGGCAGCGTCGCATCTATTCGTCGGCAGGCTACGAGTGGCTGGCGGAGCTCGTCGGCGAGGCCACCGGGATGGAGTTTGCGGACTACCTGGCCGAGGGCGTGTTTGCGCCGCTGGGGATGACGGACTCCGCGCTAGTGGGGTCCGCGGGGCACGGGCTGGACACCACCGTGGAGGACGTGGTCGCGTTCGCGGCGGAGGTGATGAACCCGCAGCTGCTGCACCCGTCGACGGTGGCGGACATGCTTAACCCGCAATTCGCGGAGCTGGATGGCATCGTGCCCGGCTACGGCATGCACAAGCCTTGCCCGTGGGGGCTCGGTTTTGAGCTCAAGGGGGACAAGGGCGTCGCAGGCGGCAAGCCGCATTGGACCGGCGCCGAGATGCCCGCGGCCACCGCAGGGCACTTTGGGATGTCCGGAACTTATCTTTGGATCGCGCCGGAAGAAAAGCTCGCGATGGTGGCCCTGACTGACCGCGACTTCGGTGACTGGGCCAAGCCGTTATGGGCCGAGACCAACGACAGGGTGTGGCAGCAACTAGGCGATCATTAG